The genomic stretch GCGGTCTACACCGCCGAGTCCGGTGACCTCACCTCGTTCGAGCCGGTGCCCACCTTCGCTGCCGTGCAGGTGATGAGCGCCGAGCGGGACGTGCTGCTCGCCGTCGTCGACGACGTCGCCGCCGGGGCGCTGGCCACGGGTGCGGAGCGGGTGCTGCTGACCTTCGACTGCGCCGCGCGGCAGACGATCCTCGGTGACGGCATCGTCGAGGAGGTCGCCCGGCTGCAGACCGCGGCCGGTGACGCCACCGCGTTCGGCTTCTACACCTACGGCGAGTTCGCCCGTTCGCGCGGCGCCGGCGGGGTGCACAACGCCACGCTGACCGCGCTGGCGCTGTGATGGCCGACCCCCTCGCCGACCCCCTCGCCGAGCCCACCGCCGAGCCCACCGCCGCGCCCCGGCTGCGGTGGCGCGCCGGCGGGAGCCCCGCCCTCGTCGAACCGGGCACCGGGGAGCTGTGGGCGATGCTCGCCCAGGCGCAGTCCGCCGCGCAGGACGCCTACCGGCACTCCGCCGGGCTGGTCCGGATGCTCGACGTGATCGGCCGAGGTGGGAGCCCCGAGGAGCTCGCCGCGCGGGCGGTCGAGGCGCTGTCGGAGACCTTCTCCGCCGATCTGGTGCTCTGGGGGCGGACCGGTCCCGACGGGATGGACGTCGTCGCCGCCTGCGGCTTCGGGGACCAGCACGCCGTCGTGCTGCCCGAGCTGCCCGGCGCCGCGGACCTGTTCACCAGCCGCAGCCCGGGCACCTGGTCGGCCCCGGACGGGGACGTCCCGCCGGTGGTCGCCGGAGTGGCGGTGGAGCAGGCGGTGCACGTGCCCGTGGCGACCGGTGACCCGGCCGGCCCCGCCCTGCTGCTCCTCTACTCCGGGCGTGCGGACCTCGGCTCCGCCGACCTGCTCATGCTGCGCGCGGTCGCCCAGCGCCTCCGTTCCTCCCTGGAGGACGCCGCCCGGCGGCGGACCGTGGAGCGGCTGGCCGCCACCGGCTCCCGGCTGGCGCGTCACCTCACCCGCCAGCCGCTGCTGGAGGAGGCTGCGCGGATCCTCGCCACGATCAGCGGTGCGCGCTGGACCAGCGCGGTCACCGTCGAGGACGGCATCGCCACGATGACCGCCCAGGCCGACTGGGTGGTCGACGACCCCGCCCTGTGGCCGCGCCCGGTGAGCCAGCTGCAGGCGTGGCCCGCGGCGTGCCGGGGCGAACCGCACGTCATCCACGACATGGCCACCGGCCCCGACGTCCTGCCCGAGCACCTGCGTGGTGAGGGCCGGGCCCTGCTGTGCATCCCGGTGCTGGTCGACGGCGAGCCGGTGGCCCTGCTGTACGCGGTCGACCCGCGGCCCGGGGCGTTCACCTCCGCCCCGGTGGACGCCGCCTGCCTGCTGGCCGGGTACGTCGGCGCCGCGCTGGTCAACGCCCGGCTCTACTCGGCGCTGGCCGAGAGCGAGTCCCGGTTGCGCGTGCTCACCGACGCGATCAGCGACCTCGTCGCCGTCGTCGAGCGGGCCGGCACGGTGCGCTGGGCCTCGCCGTCCTACGCCCGCGGGCTGGGCGCCGGGCCCTCGGAGCTGGTCGGCACCGACTGGCTGGACCGGGTGCACCCCGACGACCGCGCCGCCGTCCGGGAGGCGCTGGCCGCCTGCCCGGAGGTGAGCGGCGTCGAGCACCGGCTGCGCCGGGGTGATGACGCCTGGGCCTGGGTGGAGACCCGGCTGGCCGTCGCCCCCGGTGACGCCACCAGCACCGTGCTCTCCTCCCGGTTCGTCGGCGAGCGCCGCCGGCTGGAGGACGAGCTGCGGGCGCAGGCCACCCACGACCCGCTCACCGGGCTGGCCAACCGGGCACTGGTGCGCCAGGAGCTGGCCGATCGGTTGGCCGGTCCGCGGACCGGGCCGGTGGGCGTGCTCTTCTGCGACCTCGACGAGTTCAAGGCCGTCAACGACCGGCTCGGGCACGAGGCCGGCGACGACCTGCTGTGCCAGGTCGCCGACCGGCTGCGCGAGTGCCTGCGCCCCGGGGACCTGCTGGCCCGCCTGGGCGGGGACGAGTTCGTCGTCGTGCTGGACGACGCCGCCGACCGGACCGTGCTGGCCACGGTCGGCGAGCGCATGCTGAGCGCGCTGCGCCGGCCGTTCTCCCTCGACGACGAGCTGGTCCGGATCGGTGCCAGCGTCGGCGGTGCGCTGGGCGACCGGTCCGGCGCGGCGGCGGTCAGCGACCTGCTGCGCGACGCCGACGCGGCGATGTACGAGGCCAAGCGGGCCGGCCGCGGGCGGGTGCAGGTGTTCGACGCCGCCGCGGCCCAGCGGTCGGTCCAGCGGCTCTCGCTCCGCCAGGAGGTGCAGGGGGCGCTGGCCCGCGACGAGCTCAGGGTGGTCTTCCAGCCGATGGTCGCGCTGGCCAACGGGCGGCTGGAGGGCGTCGAGGCGCTGCTGCGCTGGCGGCACCCCGGGTTCGGCGACATCTCGCCGGAGGTCTTCGTGCCGCTGGCCGAGGAGACCGGGGCGATCGGCCCGATCGGCGACTGGGTCGTCGAGGAGACCTGCCGCGAGCTGGCCCGCTGGCGGGACGTGCCGGACGCCGACCAGATGCGCGCGTCGGTGAACCTCTCGGCGGTGCAGCTGGAGGACCCGTCGTTCGTCGACCGGGTGCTGGCCACCGTGCAGCGGTACGGCCTGCCGGCCGGCGCACTGCGGCTGGAGGTCACCGAGAGCCTGGAGAAGACCGCCGGCCAGCTCACCGAGCTGCACCGGCTGCGCGCCGCCGGCGTGGGGCTGGTCCTGGACGACTTCGGCGTCTCCTACTCCAACCTGGCGCACCTGCGGGACCTGCCGGTCGACACCCTCAAGATCGACCGGTCCTTCGTCGCCGGGCTCGGCGCGGGTGACGACGACGCGCGGCTGAGCACCGGGATCGTCCGGGCGGTGCTCGCGCTGTCCGAGGCCGCCGGCCTGGCGGTGATCGCCGAGGGCGTGGAGACCGAGCGGCAGCGTGACGCGCTGCTGCGGCTGGGCTGCCGCACCGCACAGGGCTGGCTGTTCTCCCCGGGGGTCGACGCCGGCAGCATCACCGCGCTGCTGGTCGACGGCGGCGTGCTGGCCACCACCGGCTGAACGACACCGGCTGACCACCACGGGGTGAGCGGCACGGGCGCGCCGGGCCGCCACCGGGGACGATGGTGCGGTGACCGCAGCACCCCCCGCCGTCGACGGCCTCGACGAGCTCACCGGCCTGCTCGCCGGGGGCGGCGCGCTGGTGCTCTCCGGCGCCGGGCTGTCCACCGACTCCGGCATCCCCGACTACCGCGGCGTCACCGGCTCGCTGCGCCGGCACACGCCGA from Modestobacter roseus encodes the following:
- a CDS encoding putative bifunctional diguanylate cyclase/phosphodiesterase, with amino-acid sequence MADPLADPLAEPTAEPTAAPRLRWRAGGSPALVEPGTGELWAMLAQAQSAAQDAYRHSAGLVRMLDVIGRGGSPEELAARAVEALSETFSADLVLWGRTGPDGMDVVAACGFGDQHAVVLPELPGAADLFTSRSPGTWSAPDGDVPPVVAGVAVEQAVHVPVATGDPAGPALLLLYSGRADLGSADLLMLRAVAQRLRSSLEDAARRRTVERLAATGSRLARHLTRQPLLEEAARILATISGARWTSAVTVEDGIATMTAQADWVVDDPALWPRPVSQLQAWPAACRGEPHVIHDMATGPDVLPEHLRGEGRALLCIPVLVDGEPVALLYAVDPRPGAFTSAPVDAACLLAGYVGAALVNARLYSALAESESRLRVLTDAISDLVAVVERAGTVRWASPSYARGLGAGPSELVGTDWLDRVHPDDRAAVREALAACPEVSGVEHRLRRGDDAWAWVETRLAVAPGDATSTVLSSRFVGERRRLEDELRAQATHDPLTGLANRALVRQELADRLAGPRTGPVGVLFCDLDEFKAVNDRLGHEAGDDLLCQVADRLRECLRPGDLLARLGGDEFVVVLDDAADRTVLATVGERMLSALRRPFSLDDELVRIGASVGGALGDRSGAAAVSDLLRDADAAMYEAKRAGRGRVQVFDAAAAQRSVQRLSLRQEVQGALARDELRVVFQPMVALANGRLEGVEALLRWRHPGFGDISPEVFVPLAEETGAIGPIGDWVVEETCRELARWRDVPDADQMRASVNLSAVQLEDPSFVDRVLATVQRYGLPAGALRLEVTESLEKTAGQLTELHRLRAAGVGLVLDDFGVSYSNLAHLRDLPVDTLKIDRSFVAGLGAGDDDARLSTGIVRAVLALSEAAGLAVIAEGVETERQRDALLRLGCRTAQGWLFSPGVDAGSITALLVDGGVLATTG